In the genome of Terribacillus sp. FSL K6-0262, one region contains:
- the spoVB gene encoding stage V sporulation protein B, with translation MTKQTFLQGALILIAASLITRFLGFVNRIVVARVMGEEGIGLYMMAMPTLFLAIAITQFGLPTAISKRVAEADVRGDNEQIKKIVVVSLTVTLSISIVFVGLLYFAAPFLADKLLKDARVIYPMLAIGPIIPILAVAAVLRGYFQGKQNMKPQSFSQVIEQIVRISCTVYLVKFFLPYGVEFAALGAMISVIIGEFVSLLYMLRQFKRKKSVKIRSQFVTALKGGKQTLERLFSIALPATGSRLIASGTHFLEPILTAQSLALAGVGTALATRQYGELTGYALPLLALPTFITNSLATALLPSISEANEQNRHQFVHYRIHQAIRLSFASGAIATVVLTVFSGPILHYMYGSESAERFILLMAPFYIMMYIQMPLSTALQALDAAKAAMWNTIIGAGVKIILLVSLASNAKFGIIGVAISMIVTVVLITLLHLISLARVAGFRLTLKEIAQMLGLLGLTTFTAQLLKGIFSSSLYELPAFLLVLLILLFLYLLFMLSLGFITRAEAEQFLSKRKK, from the coding sequence GTGACGAAGCAGACTTTTCTACAAGGGGCACTCATCCTGATTGCTGCCAGCTTGATCACTCGCTTCCTTGGATTCGTGAACCGGATTGTCGTTGCACGTGTCATGGGAGAAGAGGGGATCGGCTTATACATGATGGCGATGCCGACATTATTCCTGGCCATTGCCATCACCCAATTCGGTCTGCCCACCGCTATCTCGAAAAGAGTGGCAGAGGCAGATGTCCGAGGAGATAACGAACAAATCAAGAAAATCGTTGTTGTTTCCCTGACTGTCACTCTCAGCATCAGCATTGTATTTGTCGGCCTTCTTTATTTTGCAGCCCCATTTCTTGCGGACAAGCTGCTGAAGGATGCGCGAGTCATTTACCCGATGCTGGCCATCGGGCCCATCATCCCGATATTGGCGGTTGCCGCTGTGCTGCGAGGTTATTTTCAAGGCAAACAGAACATGAAGCCGCAGAGCTTCTCACAGGTGATCGAACAGATTGTCCGGATCAGCTGTACGGTTTATCTCGTTAAATTCTTCCTGCCCTACGGAGTTGAATTTGCTGCCCTAGGCGCGATGATATCCGTCATTATCGGGGAGTTCGTTTCCTTGCTGTATATGCTCCGCCAATTCAAGCGAAAGAAGAGCGTGAAAATACGCTCTCAATTCGTCACTGCCTTAAAAGGCGGCAAGCAGACCTTGGAGCGCCTGTTTTCAATAGCATTGCCTGCAACAGGCAGCAGGCTCATTGCCAGCGGCACACATTTCCTGGAGCCGATACTCACAGCTCAGAGCCTGGCGCTGGCAGGAGTTGGAACGGCACTGGCAACCAGGCAGTATGGGGAACTGACAGGCTATGCCCTGCCACTTTTGGCTCTGCCGACATTCATCACCAACTCGTTGGCCACTGCCCTGCTGCCATCCATCAGTGAAGCAAACGAACAGAACCGACACCAATTCGTCCATTATCGGATTCACCAAGCGATCCGGCTCAGCTTCGCTTCAGGTGCGATTGCAACGGTAGTTCTTACAGTATTTTCCGGGCCAATCCTGCATTATATGTACGGCAGCGAAAGCGCAGAGCGATTCATTCTGCTGATGGCACCTTTTTATATCATGATGTATATCCAGATGCCGTTAAGCACCGCATTGCAGGCTTTGGATGCAGCAAAAGCCGCAATGTGGAATACAATCATCGGTGCAGGAGTCAAAATCATCCTGCTTGTCTCTTTGGCCTCCAATGCTAAATTCGGAATCATCGGTGTCGCTATCAGCATGATCGTCACAGTGGTTCTGATCACTTTACTGCATTTAATCTCATTGGCCCGTGTCGCCGGCTTTCGGCTGACACTGAAGGAAATTGCTCAAATGCTCGGTTTGTTGGGATTGACAACTTTTACTGCACAACTGCTGAAGGGTATTTTCTCAAGCTCACTCTATGAGCTGCCGGCATTTCTGCTAGTACTGCTCATCCTTCTCTTTCTCTACCTCTTGTTCATGCTAAGTCTCGGTTTCATTACGAGAGCAGAAGCAGAGCAATTTTTATCAAAAAGGAAAAAATGA
- the yajC gene encoding preprotein translocase subunit YajC, protein MNIQSIILIVLMFVIFYFLLIRPQQKRQKQVREMQANLKKGDSIVTIGGLHGKVHAIDEASVVLTTDDGSKLTFDRNAIRDVKPSEA, encoded by the coding sequence ATGAATATTCAAAGTATAATACTTATCGTATTAATGTTTGTTATTTTCTACTTCCTGTTGATTCGTCCGCAGCAGAAGCGTCAGAAGCAGGTTAGAGAAATGCAGGCTAATTTGAAAAAGGGAGACAGCATCGTTACCATCGGTGGTTTACATGGGAAGGTGCATGCGATAGACGAGGCGTCTGTAGTCCTTACTACGGATGATGGCAGTAAGTTGACATTCGACCGCAATGCAATCCGTGACGTCAAACCTTCAGAAGCGTAA
- a CDS encoding TIGR04086 family membrane protein gives MKKNVQAILYGWITVFALLLFISFTLALLLRFTELGEGMLDWTTLGAGILSLFIGGLIAGVKGEDKGWLLGGMTAIGFSLFILLYQYLGYQVGFSGTQLLTHGGFLAAALVGGMIGVNIKTST, from the coding sequence GTGAAGAAAAACGTACAAGCGATATTGTATGGCTGGATCACCGTTTTCGCGCTTCTATTATTCATCAGCTTTACATTGGCATTACTATTGCGTTTCACGGAGCTTGGCGAAGGAATGCTGGACTGGACGACACTTGGCGCAGGCATCCTCAGTCTATTCATCGGAGGGCTGATTGCCGGGGTGAAGGGTGAGGATAAAGGCTGGCTGCTTGGCGGCATGACCGCGATAGGCTTTTCCCTATTCATCCTTCTCTATCAATACCTTGGATATCAAGTAGGCTTTTCAGGAACACAGCTGCTCACGCATGGCGGGTTCCTGGCAGCAGCCCTGGTCGGCGGCATGATCGGTGTCAACATTAAAACGAGCACATAA
- the tgt gene encoding tRNA guanosine(34) transglycosylase Tgt, producing the protein MAIRYEFIKQDKQTGARLGIVHTPHGSFETPTFMPVGTLATVKTMSPEELTELNANIILSNTYHLWLRPGHEIIREAGGLHKFMNWDGAILTDSGGFQVFSLSDLRDIREEGVHFRNHISGEKLFLSPEKAMEIQNALGSDIMMAFDECPPYPATYDYMKASVERTSRWAERCLAAHARPDVQGLFGIVQGGEYEDLRKQSAQDLVSMDFPGYAVGGLSVGEPKDVMNRVLEFTTPWLPQDKPRYLMGVGSPDSLIDGAIRGIDMFDCVLPTRIARNGTCMTSNGRLVVRNAQYARDFGPIDENCDCKVCKNYSRAYIRHLIKCNETFGFRLTTYHNLHFLIELMRKVREAIKEDRLGDFRDEFFESYGFNKPNAKNF; encoded by the coding sequence ATGGCAATTCGTTATGAATTCATCAAACAAGATAAGCAAACAGGCGCAAGGCTCGGTATCGTACATACGCCCCACGGGAGCTTCGAAACGCCTACTTTCATGCCGGTAGGGACACTGGCAACGGTAAAGACGATGAGTCCGGAGGAATTAACCGAACTTAACGCGAATATCATTCTATCAAACACCTATCATTTATGGCTCCGTCCGGGACATGAGATTATCCGCGAAGCAGGCGGCCTGCATAAATTCATGAACTGGGATGGTGCCATCCTGACCGATTCAGGCGGCTTCCAGGTATTCAGTCTGAGCGATCTTCGTGATATCCGGGAAGAAGGCGTTCATTTCCGTAATCATATCAGCGGGGAAAAGCTTTTCCTTTCTCCGGAGAAAGCGATGGAAATCCAAAATGCCCTCGGCAGCGATATCATGATGGCCTTCGATGAATGTCCGCCGTACCCAGCGACATACGATTATATGAAGGCATCTGTAGAGCGGACAAGCCGTTGGGCGGAGCGCTGCTTGGCTGCGCATGCCCGTCCGGATGTACAAGGTCTCTTCGGGATAGTGCAAGGTGGGGAGTATGAAGATCTGCGGAAGCAGAGCGCTCAGGATCTTGTAAGCATGGACTTCCCTGGCTATGCAGTCGGAGGTCTGTCTGTCGGCGAACCGAAGGACGTCATGAACCGTGTATTGGAATTCACCACGCCATGGCTGCCGCAGGATAAGCCGCGATACTTGATGGGTGTAGGATCGCCGGATTCCTTGATTGATGGTGCGATCCGCGGTATCGATATGTTCGATTGTGTGCTTCCGACCCGGATCGCCCGCAATGGGACCTGCATGACATCCAATGGCCGTCTTGTTGTACGCAATGCGCAATATGCTCGTGATTTTGGTCCGATTGATGAGAATTGTGACTGTAAGGTATGCAAGAATTATTCACGCGCTTACATTCGTCATCTTATCAAATGTAACGAAACTTTCGGATTTAGACTTACTACTTACCATAACTTGCATTTTCTGATAGAATTGATGAGAAAAGTACGAGAGGCGATCAAAGAGGATCGGCTTGGCGATTTTCGAGACGAATTCTTCGAGAGTTATGGTTTCAACAAGCCGAATGCGAAGAATTTCTAG
- a CDS encoding lipopolysaccharide assembly LapA domain-containing protein, with protein MKAQWYIILAVIFAVLIAIFAVINVDSVQVDYLFGTGSAPLILIILFSVLMGVLITASVGGLRVFKLTREVRALRKENDKKAAEITELQEKRAEQGHEKPERTTTNISDPTTNTYPTSERMRDEYRQ; from the coding sequence ATGAAAGCACAATGGTATATCATTCTAGCAGTCATTTTTGCAGTACTTATTGCAATATTCGCAGTTATCAACGTAGATAGTGTGCAGGTGGACTATTTATTCGGTACAGGTTCAGCTCCGCTGATCCTGATCATTCTGTTCTCCGTTTTGATGGGCGTCCTGATTACAGCATCTGTAGGAGGGTTGCGTGTGTTCAAGCTGACAAGGGAAGTACGCGCTTTACGCAAGGAGAATGATAAAAAGGCTGCAGAAATCACGGAACTGCAGGAAAAACGTGCAGAACAGGGGCATGAGAAGCCGGAACGGACAACGACGAATATTTCCGATCCGACAACGAATACGTACCCTACTTCCGAAAGAATGAGAGATGAATACAGGCAATAA
- the secDF gene encoding protein translocase subunit SecDF: protein MVKRGRIVAFFLIVLLLLGGMGTTIKGIAKDLNLGLDLQGGFEVLYEVSPLEEGDKIDSATLNATAQALNERVDTLGVSETSIDIEQPNRIRVQLAGVKDQDQAREMLSTTANLSFRDTEDKEYLNGTDIEAGSAKQAFDPQTNQPLVTVEMKDASKFGEVTSELSQRSFPDNRLVIWLDYEDGDSYEEEAKKPEDEQKFISAPAVSQAINSKSVQIEGDFTVESAQELADLLNAGSLPVKMDEVYSNSVGAQFGQDALDQTMLAGYIAFALILLFMIVYYRLPGLIASITLALFAYLNIVVFDLLHVVLTLPGIAALILGIGMAVDANIITYERIKDELKAGKSLKAAYKAGNKNSLATITDANITTMIAGIVLFIFGTSSIKGFATTLIISILLSFITAVVGSRALLSLMVKSRAFDKRPGWFGVSKKNIRNLSDKEERDVTFYGMKLNLVKHRKAYFAFSIALTIAGIICLSIFKLNLGIDFTSGSRVEFDSDQAVTTEQVEQQIEDIGLTAKETQLSADGKHASVRLEETLTKDQETDVKGEIQEAYGDAPSISTVSPVIGKELAKNALYAVIFASIGIVLYATIRFEFKFAVAAIISLLHDAFFILAIFSITRLEFDVTIIAAILTIIGYSINDTIVTFDRIKENIRIKRKVKTFDELAKIVNDSLLQTLVRSVNTVVTVIVAAIILWIFGAASITNFSIALVIGLAAGTYSSLFIAAQLWLVWRGRNIDQKPIVHEEKKKVEGPQV from the coding sequence ATGGTGAAAAGAGGCAGAATCGTTGCCTTCTTTTTGATCGTCCTATTGCTTTTGGGAGGAATGGGCACGACGATTAAAGGAATAGCAAAGGATTTAAATTTAGGACTGGATTTGCAAGGCGGGTTCGAGGTCCTTTACGAAGTAAGCCCGCTGGAAGAAGGGGATAAGATAGATTCAGCGACCTTGAATGCCACGGCACAGGCATTGAACGAACGAGTCGATACCCTTGGCGTCAGTGAGACCAGCATCGACATTGAACAGCCGAATCGGATCCGCGTGCAGCTTGCCGGGGTGAAAGATCAGGACCAGGCTCGTGAAATGCTGTCGACGACTGCCAATCTATCATTCCGTGACACAGAAGATAAAGAATATCTGAATGGTACGGATATCGAGGCAGGCAGCGCCAAGCAGGCATTCGACCCGCAAACGAATCAGCCGCTGGTGACAGTGGAGATGAAGGATGCTTCCAAATTCGGTGAAGTGACAAGTGAACTTTCACAGCGTTCATTCCCGGATAACAGGCTGGTCATCTGGCTTGATTATGAGGATGGGGACTCGTATGAAGAGGAAGCGAAAAAGCCTGAGGATGAACAGAAATTCATATCCGCTCCGGCAGTATCCCAAGCCATCAATAGCAAATCGGTGCAAATTGAAGGTGATTTCACAGTCGAAAGTGCGCAGGAGCTTGCCGATCTATTGAACGCCGGTTCCCTTCCGGTGAAGATGGATGAAGTGTATTCCAACTCTGTCGGGGCTCAATTCGGTCAGGATGCACTGGATCAGACAATGCTTGCAGGGTACATCGCATTTGCCCTTATCCTGCTGTTCATGATCGTTTATTACAGACTGCCTGGTTTGATTGCGTCGATCACATTGGCACTATTCGCTTATTTGAACATTGTTGTCTTCGACCTGCTCCACGTAGTGCTGACATTGCCTGGGATAGCAGCCTTGATTCTCGGTATCGGGATGGCAGTGGATGCGAACATCATCACATATGAACGTATCAAGGATGAGCTGAAGGCAGGCAAATCTTTGAAGGCGGCTTATAAAGCTGGTAATAAGAATTCTTTGGCCACAATTACCGATGCCAACATCACAACGATGATTGCCGGTATCGTGTTATTCATCTTCGGTACCAGCTCCATCAAAGGATTTGCGACGACACTTATCATCAGTATCCTGCTCAGCTTCATCACCGCCGTCGTTGGTTCACGTGCATTGCTGAGCCTTATGGTGAAAAGCCGCGCCTTTGATAAGAGACCAGGCTGGTTTGGAGTATCCAAGAAAAACATCCGTAATCTGAGTGACAAAGAAGAACGAGATGTCACTTTTTATGGGATGAAGCTGAACCTTGTGAAGCATCGCAAAGCTTATTTCGCTTTCTCGATTGCACTCACCATTGCCGGCATCATCTGTCTGAGCATCTTCAAGCTTAATCTTGGCATCGACTTTACCAGCGGCTCACGTGTCGAATTTGATTCAGATCAAGCTGTCACGACCGAGCAGGTGGAGCAGCAGATCGAGGATATCGGCTTGACTGCCAAAGAAACGCAGCTATCGGCAGATGGCAAGCATGCCTCTGTCCGGCTGGAGGAAACATTGACCAAGGATCAGGAAACCGATGTTAAGGGTGAAATTCAAGAAGCTTATGGAGATGCTCCCAGCATAAGCACAGTATCTCCGGTCATCGGTAAGGAACTGGCGAAGAATGCCTTGTATGCAGTCATTTTCGCTTCGATCGGTATCGTCCTCTATGCGACTATCCGCTTCGAGTTCAAATTTGCCGTGGCGGCAATCATTTCCTTGCTGCATGACGCCTTCTTCATCCTGGCGATTTTCAGTATCACCAGATTGGAATTCGATGTCACTATCATTGCGGCCATCTTGACCATCATCGGTTATTCGATAAATGACACGATTGTGACGTTTGACCGGATCAAAGAGAATATCCGGATCAAACGGAAAGTCAAGACGTTTGATGAGCTTGCGAAAATCGTCAACGATAGCTTGCTGCAAACACTCGTACGCAGTGTGAACACAGTAGTGACGGTGATCGTAGCGGCAATCATCCTCTGGATATTTGGTGCTGCTTCGATCACGAACTTCTCGATCGCCCTTGTCATCGGTTTGGCGGCAGGAACATATTCTTCCCTCTTCATCGCTGCACAGCTGTGGCTCGTCTGGCGAGGAAGGAATATCGACCAAAAGCCGATCGTCCACGAGGAGAAGAAGAAAGTCGAAGGACCACAGGTTTGA
- a CDS encoding DUF421 domain-containing protein encodes MFDALDWSLVGRTILSYIVIVIIFRLMGKREIGELSIIDLVVYLMLAEIAVLSIEDPSSDLLHFIIPMVILLIIQRSTAFLSLKFPKMRDFMEGKPSIIINRGRIDEHEMRRQRYSFSDLQQQLRENGTKSIQDVDFAILETSGELSVFEKRDTAEGSSGFVSPLIIDGKIQHDVLDELGKSESWLRGEMKRHGHPDLASISFCTLDQDHSWFIDRKDDR; translated from the coding sequence TTGTTCGATGCATTGGATTGGTCGCTTGTTGGAAGGACGATTCTTTCGTATATTGTCATCGTCATCATTTTCCGTCTCATGGGGAAACGGGAAATTGGTGAATTGAGCATCATAGATTTGGTCGTTTATTTGATGTTAGCCGAAATTGCAGTATTATCGATTGAGGATCCCAGCAGCGATTTGCTGCATTTTATCATTCCGATGGTAATACTTTTGATCATCCAGAGAAGTACTGCATTTTTATCCCTTAAATTTCCAAAGATGCGTGATTTCATGGAAGGAAAACCATCGATCATCATCAACAGAGGGCGGATAGACGAGCATGAGATGCGCAGACAGCGTTACAGCTTCTCCGACTTGCAGCAGCAGCTGCGCGAAAACGGAACAAAAAGCATACAGGATGTGGATTTTGCCATCCTGGAGACCTCGGGTGAGCTATCAGTGTTCGAGAAACGGGATACTGCTGAAGGCAGCAGCGGTTTTGTATCACCGCTAATCATCGATGGCAAGATCCAGCACGATGTATTGGATGAGCTTGGTAAGTCGGAATCTTGGCTCCGCGGTGAGATGAAACGGCACGGCCATCCTGATCTTGCTTCCATTTCATTTTGTACACTCGATCAGGATCATAGCTGGTTTATTGACCGCAAGGATGACCGCTGA
- a CDS encoding adenine phosphoribosyltransferase — protein MDYKQYITVVEDWPKPGIKFKDITTLMDNGPAYKSAVNEIVEFAKDKNVDLIVGPEARGFIVGCPVSYALDIGFAPVRKEGKLPREVIKVAYGLEYGENVLTIHKDAIKPGQRVLITDDLLATGGTIEATIKLVEQLGGIVVGCAFFVELAYLDGREKLDGYEVLTLTSYE, from the coding sequence ATGGATTATAAACAATATATAACAGTCGTTGAGGACTGGCCGAAACCAGGGATCAAATTCAAGGATATCACTACCTTGATGGATAATGGCCCGGCTTATAAATCAGCGGTGAATGAAATCGTGGAATTCGCTAAAGATAAGAATGTGGACCTGATTGTTGGTCCGGAAGCCCGCGGTTTCATCGTCGGCTGCCCGGTATCATATGCGCTGGACATCGGTTTTGCCCCTGTCCGCAAAGAAGGGAAGCTTCCTCGTGAAGTAATCAAGGTGGCTTACGGACTTGAATACGGCGAGAATGTGCTGACGATCCATAAAGATGCAATCAAACCGGGACAGCGTGTCCTTATCACGGATGACCTGCTCGCAACAGGCGGTACGATCGAAGCGACAATCAAGCTTGTTGAACAGCTGGGCGGTATCGTGGTCGGTTGCGCGTTCTTTGTTGAACTTGCATATCTTGACGGCAGAGAAAAGCTGGATGGCTATGAAGTGCTGACACTTACAAGCTACGAATAA
- a CDS encoding post-transcriptional regulator, producing the protein MYESKTVNEWKSEVMPAVISKKEEFHLLGYDKASAADIWSCMEKKVWKKEIDKPKRLYEVVADIMQLSVSVYMGYLTMSVYEEDEDLMASIAAINGQS; encoded by the coding sequence GTGTACGAATCAAAGACAGTGAACGAATGGAAGTCGGAAGTGATGCCTGCCGTGATCAGCAAGAAGGAAGAATTCCATCTGCTGGGCTATGATAAAGCATCCGCTGCGGATATTTGGAGCTGTATGGAAAAAAAGGTGTGGAAGAAAGAGATAGACAAGCCGAAGCGATTATATGAAGTGGTAGCTGATATCATGCAGCTTAGTGTATCGGTGTATATGGGATATCTGACCATGTCCGTCTACGAGGAAGATGAGGATCTGATGGCGTCGATAGCGGCCATCAATGGTCAATCCTGA
- the recJ gene encoding single-stranded-DNA-specific exonuclease RecJ, whose product MLKSRMRWKDNSSSPSAHAPAGFGVSPLVEQLLIQRGITTAEAARRFLHPSLEDLHSPERLHDIDAAAERIHAAVEQNEKILVFGDYDADGVSSTVVLLEALRELGADCDYYIPNRFTEGYGPNEAAFRAAKDNGYHLIVTVDTGIAAHHEAEVAKQIGIDLIITDHHEVQETVPDCLAVVHPKCSPDYPFHELAGVGVAFKLAHHLLGYFPKQLLDLVVIGTIADLVPLVDENRVLAAEGLKAITSSARPGIRALKDSCGLDGVVTEEDIGFKIGPRINAVGRLQDADLAVELLLAASYEEAMEMAEEIQSLNTERQNIVAKIAKEAEAMVMEQPEEESSHVIVVAKEGWNEGVLGIVASKLVRTFDRPAIVLAIHPEKGTAKGSARSIDAFDLFHHCMQVRDHFLAFGGHAQAAGMTLELEQVDTLRRALNRMAAESLTEEDFKQTLAIDLSLRVGDVSIDLIRDIAQLSPFGMQNPKPLVKLTAPMREVKLIGANKNHLKFVFAEDAVQLDGVCFGQGDLYPFLTPMDEMEAVGELSINEWNGRQKPQILIEDVAIRGWQLLDHRGSKQLQKGIRIKEEEEEEAAVVRFRPDTELGWLSDRIRILDYETEGLTNAAGNIKAVILADLPRRLEDISFVLRNLQPDLIYACYDVKENAYLQGFPDREQFKLFYAILLKQKTIGCQQLEEYLKNSRGWSPERTKFISSVFFELEFVKIDKDQISINPNPSKRDLADSKVYQGLREAMEVEKILYYSSYKELKAWLERVLERGEVIEEEAVNGL is encoded by the coding sequence ATGTTGAAAAGCAGAATGAGATGGAAGGATAATAGCAGCAGCCCTTCAGCTCACGCGCCGGCGGGCTTCGGTGTTTCCCCGCTTGTGGAGCAGCTGCTCATACAGCGCGGAATAACAACGGCAGAGGCTGCAAGACGGTTCCTTCATCCGTCTCTGGAGGACCTACATAGCCCGGAACGGTTACATGATATAGATGCTGCAGCTGAACGGATACATGCAGCTGTGGAGCAGAACGAAAAGATCCTGGTATTCGGAGATTATGATGCGGACGGAGTTTCTTCCACGGTTGTCCTGCTGGAAGCATTGCGGGAACTGGGAGCCGACTGTGATTACTATATACCGAATCGGTTCACCGAAGGGTATGGGCCGAATGAAGCTGCATTTCGAGCTGCCAAGGACAATGGATACCATTTGATCGTGACTGTCGATACTGGTATCGCTGCACACCACGAAGCAGAGGTGGCAAAGCAGATCGGAATCGATCTTATCATCACCGATCACCATGAAGTGCAGGAAACAGTCCCGGATTGCTTGGCGGTTGTCCATCCCAAATGCTCTCCGGACTATCCTTTCCATGAACTGGCTGGGGTAGGCGTCGCTTTCAAACTGGCCCATCATTTGCTTGGTTATTTCCCGAAGCAGCTGCTTGATCTCGTCGTCATCGGTACGATTGCTGATTTGGTTCCGCTGGTTGATGAAAACAGGGTCCTGGCTGCAGAGGGTTTGAAGGCGATCACATCGTCCGCGCGGCCGGGCATACGAGCGTTGAAGGACAGCTGCGGGCTGGACGGAGTAGTGACCGAGGAAGACATAGGCTTCAAAATAGGGCCTCGGATCAATGCTGTCGGCCGATTGCAAGATGCTGACCTTGCCGTCGAGCTGCTTCTGGCCGCTTCGTACGAAGAAGCTATGGAGATGGCGGAAGAGATTCAGTCACTGAACACGGAACGGCAGAATATCGTTGCCAAAATTGCAAAAGAAGCGGAAGCGATGGTCATGGAACAGCCGGAAGAAGAAAGCAGCCATGTCATCGTGGTGGCGAAGGAAGGCTGGAATGAAGGTGTCCTGGGAATTGTGGCCTCTAAACTGGTGAGGACATTTGACCGGCCGGCAATCGTGCTGGCCATCCACCCGGAAAAAGGCACCGCAAAAGGCTCGGCCCGGAGCATTGACGCCTTTGATCTATTCCACCATTGTATGCAGGTACGCGATCATTTCTTGGCCTTTGGCGGACATGCACAGGCAGCCGGCATGACATTGGAGCTGGAACAGGTGGACACGCTCCGGCGGGCATTGAATCGAATGGCGGCAGAAAGCCTTACGGAGGAAGATTTCAAACAAACGCTGGCCATCGACTTGTCGCTGCGTGTCGGTGATGTATCGATCGACTTGATACGCGACATCGCCCAGCTATCACCATTTGGAATGCAAAATCCGAAGCCGCTCGTCAAACTTACCGCCCCGATGCGGGAAGTGAAGCTCATCGGAGCGAATAAAAATCATCTGAAATTCGTTTTTGCCGAGGACGCTGTGCAGTTGGACGGTGTATGCTTCGGGCAGGGGGATCTTTATCCGTTCCTGACACCGATGGATGAAATGGAAGCTGTCGGGGAGCTATCGATCAATGAATGGAATGGCAGACAAAAGCCTCAGATACTGATTGAAGATGTGGCGATCCGCGGATGGCAGCTGCTTGATCACAGAGGAAGCAAGCAGCTGCAGAAAGGGATCCGCATCAAGGAAGAAGAAGAGGAAGAGGCGGCTGTTGTACGTTTCCGGCCGGATACGGAGCTCGGCTGGCTGTCCGACCGGATTCGTATCCTAGATTATGAAACAGAAGGGCTGACAAATGCAGCTGGCAATATAAAGGCAGTCATATTGGCGGATCTTCCCAGGCGCTTGGAGGATATATCTTTTGTCCTCAGGAATCTGCAGCCGGATTTGATTTATGCCTGTTATGATGTGAAGGAGAATGCCTATCTGCAAGGATTTCCGGATCGTGAGCAATTCAAGCTGTTCTACGCGATTCTGTTGAAGCAAAAGACGATTGGCTGCCAGCAGCTCGAGGAATATTTGAAAAACAGCCGGGGCTGGAGTCCGGAAAGGACGAAGTTCATTTCCAGCGTGTTTTTTGAGCTCGAATTTGTTAAAATAGATAAGGATCAAATTTCAATCAACCCAAATCCTTCCAAACGCGATTTGGCTGACTCCAAAGTCTACCAGGGATTGCGGGAAGCGATGGAAGTGGAGAAGATCTTATATTATTCCAGTTATAAGGAATTGAAAGCATGGCTGGAACGCGTACTGGAACGCGGGGAAGTTATCGAGGAGGAAGCAGTAAATGGATTATAA